DNA sequence from the Lytechinus pictus isolate F3 Inbred unplaced genomic scaffold, Lp3.0 scaffold_256, whole genome shotgun sequence genome:
AGTGCTATGTCATGTGTCGATGAATCCACGGCAGCATCAGGCATGGATTGATGTTGTACTACATCTGAAAATGTGGATTTATCTTTGCATGAAGCATCATGTGTTGAAACACTTTGGTATGTTTGAAGGCTTGTGCTGActaaagatttgccaggagctcTTGGGAGTGGGGATTCGTTTACACCACTTGACACTGCAGTGCGTTGACATTTGGGTGTTGAATCTGGAGTACCACCAACTAGTTTGCGCTTTGCTGCTGGTCTTGGAGTACAAACACTCTGTGATAGGTTTTGTGTTGAAGTAGAGAGAGAGTTCTTAAGAGTATCTGGTGTGGATGCATGCTTTGGTGAAGAGATCTGAGATGTGGATGGGTGTACACCGACTCTAGGTGAAGCTCTGCTGAGGGTGTTCAGTGAGGAACTGGCAATGGCCTTGGGTGTGACTTGTACAGATGTGCTTGGAGATGATGTAGATAGTGGTGTGATGTCACTCAGAGCCAAGCTGTCTGATCCACTGGCTAATTGTGATAAGAGAGTTCCTAAATCGGATGAATCTGCATCACATGGAACCACGCTCTGTAAATGTTTCGGGGTTTTTGACGGAGTTACAAACTGTACAGATGAAACTGGGGTACTGTCATTGTTGTCACAAGAATCTATTACTGGTTGAAAGAGTTGCAATGCATTATCTGTTCCCCAATATGTAACTTTTGAAAACTCATCCTTGACATAAAGAAACACATCGCATCCAGTAACCTCAGCCAGTTCGTGGCTTTTATTGAACAAGCTCTTCCTCCTTCGATATTTGCACTGGTtgcgaagattttttttctctttaaagtTAATCACTTTGTTTAGGAAcctgtgaaataaaaaaaacacataaaaaacatcataaatacaaaaaacagtTCCATGTGAAAACACAAAGGGAcagtgcaaaaatatgtttactttaaatgaatggggggggggggggttcacttGCTTTATATTTTATTGGTAGTCCAGATCATATTATCATGTTTTCACTTATTCCAGAAAATTTCCCACAAAAGAATTACCATCCTGaacattcacccccccccctcaattacCTCATTGGGAGGGGGACTCTTctgagtgattttttttggggggtagaTGTTGGATAAGTATCTCTCAAGTGGCCCAGcaataaattcattttgaatGGGACAGCAGTAGTGGGCAAATACAGGCACAAAttacatcttttaaaaaaaaaaacaagttcacacctagttacaaataatacatatagcatttccatttatttgagaGCAGGATAAAAGAGAATTGTCGATTAAATgctttgctcacgggcatagctgccgcggccggggatcgaaccccagacTTTTTCAtgtagccaggcgccttagaccactcggccatggCACCTCAGTGGGTTACATCTTGAGGACCACAAAAGGGGCACTAGTGCCCCGCCCCTCAGCGAGAGTGAAgctaatattaattattttacattttttactgaacattttcatattatcTGTATCATaccccctttccttttttttctcttttcatccttTATGTAATAGAGGGGGATGGGGCACTGGATCCCCCAATgttccaccaccccccccccccccaaaaaaaaagagaatttgacaaaaattttaAAAGGGCATAATGGGAGCCTATTTCTGACGATTAAAGTTAAATTTTCCACTACAAGGTCAATATACtatcactcatttttttttaaatgccccACACGAAAGGTTGCGCTCAGACGCCACATGGTCACTGGGTATGCTGGGGGAGGGGAGCAATTCCCTCACCTTTGCTTGGGCTATATCGCTTCTTTGAAATTTTACGGTGATCAATCATTACACAAATAAAAGATATATTcttcttatcattatttcttttacatttatTGATAAAACATCATGGGTTAATTTACTCACATTGTTTTCGTCTTTTTCTGGACTTTCTTCCCCATATTTGCTGTCAACGTGGAGTCGATTGAAGAATCTGGTACTGGTCGTGTACGGAGCAAAACGCCTGTGTATACTTCCTCCAGTGCTGAGCTGTGAGTGTGAGAAGGTCGAATGACAAGATGAAATGTTATTAAATTCTTTCTCAGTTTAGTATGATGACAGCTCAAAATCACGAATGGAAATATTACAAGCAATACAACAGTCACTGATACACGAATGTTAATAAGAAGAAAACTTACGTTTTTTGTATTTGGTAAAACCTGCAATGTCGTGGAGAGAGCCCGGTGTAGGAGGAGATACAGATGACAAACAGCAACTATGAGATGCTACACAATAAACCACGTGCATTACATAAGACGTCCGGCCGGCTGCCCGAAAAGACACATAATCCTTTCTACTGATAGTGATACGGAATTTCCATCTGGAGTTGGGTTAATTTTAGTTTGTTTATAGAAGAAACCGGGTACAGAATATCAATACACGCGTGATGggggcaattgaaaaaaaaaaatggtatgatAAGCTTGATAAAGAGGCCGCGGAaacagcgggggggggggggggggggctgggggccgGCCTGGCTTGAGCCCCGCTcttctttttccaaaaccgtattcaaaaactttaaaatgaccatcgattatgattttttgcatggacaaccccccccccccccccacaaaaaccGTTTTGTGGCCGGCCCCTGTATATTAAAGAATAATTGAGATTAAACAAGCAAAATTAATgtgatttgaatattttatgacCGAAGTTGGCAGCGATTAGGTAAagtcaaataaaaaagaaagcatAGAGCATGATATGTATAGGCTAAATTCGATTCGAAGTAGATCCTATAACATCCATCATGACAATCACAGGCAAATAAGTGTCATTTAATAACCgggtttaataaaaaaaaaatcacagatcACAAGCAGGAAAATCAGttcagttttattttcaagacattCACGATTTCGTTCAACTACCGCCCCTTCTTTCGATTTCATCCTTTTCATTCCATCACCTTTCTCGAAAGTAATAAGTGCCTTTTGCAGTTTTGTGTGCACCCGAGCGCTTAGCTGATGCCCGAGCTGTGCGACCGGGCCTCTTCACGTCCCTGCACGTGGGACACTACTTGGTACATGTACTAGTATTTGACGTTAAAAATTACGTAAAAACGACTAAAAAAACATCTACAGATAGATTAattgttcttatttttattgaaaaagacAACAACAAAACGCCGGCTACACCCCAATTTATAATAGAACTAAGAACGCGTGCTATATGGTACGGCATACGTACGGCGATTTACATAAAACGACTGCACACGTCTATTCAGAGCTGGTGCCAATCAAACGAGTGCGACCTTGAATGACCGCCCAGCGAACTGTAATAGCgcatttccattcatttcgTGAATAGCGGGAAAGCGTTAGTGCGCCAGACTGGTAACCGGTGGAATACCCTCCATTCATAACACAACtacttatattcttatatagtATTTTCACCCAAGAACAAAATGACTCcccaaaaccaaaaaaaatgagtgCTTTCAATAAGTATTGATGAGATATAGAGTCAAAAGCTTTTTCAAAATCTACCGCAATCAAAAATCCTTGTCCTTGCTCCAAGTAATGTCTAgagtaaaataatatatcttcTATTAGTCGAACTGCTTCCCCAATATTTCTATCTTTTATGTATCCCACCTGATCATAATGAATATACACccatacacacgcacacatacacacacacacatacggacatacac
Encoded proteins:
- the LOC135159461 gene encoding uncharacterized protein LOC135159461, yielding MGKKVQKKTKTMFLNKVINFKEKKNLRNQCKYRRRKSLFNKSHELAEVTGCDVFLYVKDEFSKVTYWGTDNALQLFQPVIDSCDNNDSTPVSSVQFVTPSKTPKHLQSVVPCDADSSDLGTLLSQLASGSDSLALSDITPLSTSSPSTSVQVTPKAIASSSLNTLSRASPRVGVHPSTSQISSPKHASTPDTLKNSLSTSTQNLSQSVCTPRPAAKRKLVGGTPDSTPKCQRTAVSSGVNESPLPRAPGKSLVSTSLQTYQSVSTHDASCKDKSTFSDVVQHQSMPDAAVDSSTHDIALSSNVQDEPSEKEGLNDNEIIQKDKAKGKQKKKKDIYIVEAIEGEKLEDGEKLFYVKWKNWPRKFNTWEPEHHILDIRLLEVYYQKKAEK